The stretch of DNA TTTAGcttcaacaaatttaatttcttaaagcCGAACAGCAAACACCGAGGCTGGCGAATAGCGGGGCTAATTTGGTCCGGATTCTGATGAGAGCGAGGTTGCGTAAAGCGCAAGGGGCACATTTAATGCCCGCCAAGACCGTACGTTAGGGTATACATATCTCACGAAATACGCGAGCGGCGGATGTAgacgaggggcattttggtcagacGACTGAAAATCcggcccgaatctgcaaaatcgaaaaaggtggcccacttttgcaaaagcgcaaaactcgtggattttttatgcaaattggcctttatattgatcaaccattaatatttctattaatctaattaattattttacaacttatctagctaaaataatttactaattaattaaaaagttaaattatttttataattaattaattaattaatatatttttattatcttgtacaatattcatagctaataaatttattaatttattaaattatttttagtaatattttgatgttaattaattagataaaataattttaatttaaaattataactcttattcccattgttccaatctaatcatccaaatgctatttaCCTTACTCCTaagaacaacccaattttcattcaaatataaaattagtctAGTTCATCatacttatacctgaacttgtatctatcccCGCAATAAGCAATTCTTGCTTATAACCAAATCAAACGCAGCcttagtgcttgtaaatttttcaccgttaaatctacatttttgatcattttcgctcgttagatcatactattcaaccgaccatccactcaaccctagaggggaccactatcatcctaactgggGACCACTaccatcctaactgcacatcctttcatccaacgacaaaaaacttatgagtacaaaatggTCTAtgcttataagagtatagtagccctactttatatatagagagtttgATAAAgagcatgtttgtttcaccgaaattGGAATTTAGGTTGAAGTAGACTTTGGGCTGAAGTGGAGTATGGTGAAAACTACTACTTCTCCACTatttgtttcgtagttatgaaagtgaagtttcattagttttgctgtttgtttggtaAGAAGTGTatgatataaaactaaaatttatttataattaataaatattttaataaataaaaatagtataattatatttttatataattaaaatttaatttaaaataattaaattatttttttatacataaattataggaaaaacttcaaataccacccttgtggtttcacactttctcattttagtaccctgtggtttaaagtgtatcaatttagtgtcttgtggtttcatttttttttttattatcgattccactaattttttccgttaaatcagtgacaaagttaaaactaaaatatactaaagtgaatatttgataaacctggggtatctgaagtttttgtatataatttaacgaaaaattaatggagaagctgacgaaaagataaataTGAAACCACGGGAaattaacttgatatactttaaaccacagggtattaaagtgagaaagtgcgaaaccacaggggtcgtatttgaagtttaccctaaattatagtaatacaacaataaaattataaagtaaaaaaatattaatcaagttttatcatattttaattgtacaaattaaataaagaaaatgttaatagaacttaactaatcaatttttatcatattttaaatatgccaactaaataaaagagtaattagtaacataattaaatatatttaaatataactatctttacctagtatattattttattattttttcttcacatctcttcaccgtaattgacttcggcccacgaTAGGTCAAAGTCAATTACGCCGTTCTTCGGCCCACGataggccgaagtcaattacgtcATTTGAGGTTAACTCGAGTTTCAACCATAACTTTTTTACGGCAAACCAAACAACAGAAGTGATCGTTTAAGGCGAAAACGACTTCCTTCCTCTCCACTTTCACCCtacttccacccaaacaaacatacCCTAATGGTTCTTGGAAACACCAAGGTGTTGGTGCTATAACAAGTTTGGTCATTGAATCAGCCCTAATGATTCTTGTATCACGCACTACAATTGATCCCACAAATAATCATCATTGTTGACTTTTGatcaaatgaccaaaaaagtagattcaaaaattaaaaaaatttggtccATTTAGAAGTTTTTCAGCTCagtttatagatatatattcgAGTGATATCACGCCGAACACAAGCAAATTGACTTCAGCTCGTGTTGAGCTCGTTTGTTAAACGAATGATCGatttttagctcattttttagccgaacacgagcttgTTCACGAATGGCGAGCTGAATTGCCAACCCTAATCCCGACTAGTTTGGCAAAAGGGTAGTTAGTAGAGAAATTGATGAGTTGTAGTTCCGAAGGTGATTTTGCAAAGAGGACATGCTGGATGGTGGGGCCATCTCCTTTTGAACAGATTTTCTTCAGTAAGGATGCTAACATAGCTAATCAGCCAAAGAAGAATTTTCATAGAGGCTACCGAGGCTTTCCAGAGCACTTTGTACGAAGGCTTCCAGATGCCACCGAAGCTTAATACCTTGTAAGCCGATTTAAGGGAAAATTCCCCTTTTTGAGTTCAAACACCAAAAGATTTTGTCCTCCATATCATTTAAGTATCGTGCTAATCAATTCTTCTTATAGGGTAGAGAGCTAGGATGTTGTAATTGGCGAGAGAGATCCATATGTCCCTAATCTAGTTATTTCTTGTGAGCAAATTTACAACTATTCCATCCTTGGTATTGGCAAATGACAATAAATCAGGGAATCGATTCATGAGAGCCAAGGGTTAGCAGATCATAGTTGTTCCTTCGACTTGTCGGATAAGTAGAAAATAAGAAGATATAGATAGTTTTACAGATGTTTCTCCAAAGAGGGGAGGGAGTTGCATTGGCCGGTGCTTTGTCAATACATGGTTTCCTCCTCCCATAGTACTTGTCCATTATGATTCTAACCCATGGAGCCTCTTGCTTATTGTATCAAAAATCTTAAAAGGTATATGAAGTAGAAAGATTAAAAAGGCCTTAGGGTGTGCAGCGAAGTCGCTATCCTTAAGGCTTAATATGTTTCCACCGTTCGAACAATTTAGTGTACACTGGGTCAACGAATAACCTTCCAGGATACAATGAAGCATAAACCTGAAACTGCATTTGCACACATAAAGTCAGACCTTTGAGCGCTCATTCGATTAagttgtcaaaaaaataaaataagaaataagaaagaaattattatgaatagaaaactTTTAATCTGTATTTCAGCAATCAATGTTATGGGCTTATATAGACCAAGAACTGGTGCTACTTGAAGTGATACTTTATAAACGGTTGTTTCGCAAggtgattttttaatttgtgactttttatttgattataaataCTAATTAATTACTAGTGCACACATGAGTGAAATTCAATGAATGCAAGAATTAATTCTAATGAACATATGCACGAAGGGACACTATAAAGTTAATTATGTCTTTTTCATGGCTAGTCCTTTCGCTAAAAGTCACATCCTTTCACATTTATTCACTAAAAAGTGCATCCATTCATTAGAATTCAAaggataaattaaataaatatattattttaaaaattttcttacatTGCTGATGTAAGAATCTCCCACACCACTTTACTCTTAATGCTGAGACATTGTTCTCTAATTAACCGTGCAATGAGCATCGTTGATTGATATTTGGCCTTTCTACAAGAGAGCACTTCGTAAGTTGTCAAGTCTTTTTATGACCCAATTCAGAAGCATAAAGATTGAAAGAAAGTAAGAGGGGATTGAGGACAGGGATAGGTTGACAGATGCTAATTGTCTACCTCTCCACAATAGTTTTCCTTCCCATTTGGCAAGGCACATTTTCATTTTGTTAATAAGAGGAAGATAGTGTTGCCTATTTATTACGTGAGGGGAGAAATGGAGGCCAAGGGAGGAAATAGGGAACTTATCATTTCTACAACCAAATATATTGACCAAAAACTCACCCGGGGATCAAGAGAGCTTTCTAAAAAGTTAATAGCTAAGCCTGAGCAATTACGGAATCCTAACAGTGACAGTTTGGCTCTAGGTGGAAGATGAGCGAGTCGTTGGAGGAATGTGGGAGCATCGTGTTAATTTCTTCTAGACCAACGCTAGTTATAATATGCTCCATGCTCACAgctttgttttatatatttttgtttcacATCTACAACGAGAATGAATAGAAAATGAGATGGTCGGTCCTCTTGCCGCAATCCTGAGGTTAATCCAGAATTTAATAGTGTCGCGTGCCAATTGATCAATCGTTGCCCAAGCCTGGTGTGTAATAGAAGATAGAGTGAGAAACACTGAGACTacattaagggcttgtttggttcatccattttgggtatggaatggaaatcggtttgatcaaagccggttaattttgtttggttcgcatgaattggtttgggattcctattccggactggaatgggaatgacccattagccttcaacttgattccagtcttctagcccggattgagatttcattccggaagcccactaagttctcgaagctcatgtgaccatctcaccctccttctcttcacccttttctcatcaaaaaaaagagaatccatcatctctcaaaaccctatccctaacccacatcaataaaagtttttaaaagtaaatttgatatttttttttgtaaaacttattagagaataatattatatttttcataaattttaaataatatgaatttatattgagagtaaaattagtattatagtatcctataatttttttagtttatacgaaccaaacaataaaatatgaataacttattccaattcccaatccacaaataaaccaaacgtcttgagggagtgggccattccaattaccattccaattcattcccattccattatccattccaattccacccttaaccaaacaagccctacaAGCTTTTTGGAAGTCTAACGCAAGCAGTTCTTTCATGTCAAATAATGGTGAAAAAGCACACGGGCTGATAGAAAATTGTCAAGTATATATCTCCTTTTTGAAAGCTCTCGATGGCAATCGATTAGTAGTTCCAAAAATAGTTGAATTCTTGTAGCTATTAAGAGAGAGCATACGTGAGCAAaaatagttgaatttttgaaaGCTCACGGGCTTATAAGTCGAAGTTCGGTTGTAGACTTGGCATTCTGAGGTTTTGGTATAAATACCAGTGAACATAAATTAGCTCTATGCAAATTAGTCGACCTTTGATGGAATGCACTATAGAAGAGCATCAAATGATCATCTGCAACAAGGTCTCAAAACACCTGAAAGAGGGGGGGCATCCAATTGTATGTGGTAGTAATACTGATATAACCAATCCAGTCTGATCTGACCAGCCATGATGTCATCTGGCACAGCTCCTAAAAGTGCCTGACAAATATCCGACCACGGGTGCAGTGTAGTACCAGTCACGGGCTCACCATCCACATGAAGACCAGAAATAACCGCAATATCATGAAGTGTAATTGTAATTTCACCATGGCGGAAGTGGAAAGTATGTGTCTCTCGTCTCCATCTCTCAATCATAGCTCCTAACAAAACCTGATCTAGCTGCACGTGCCTAAGAAGTGATATGTAGTAGAATCCGGCTTGTCGTAGAAGATCGAGCAACGCTGGATGGTTAAGATCCCACTAGTTTAACTTGCGGCCATGCTCTATGAACTGAACAGTACAATACCcctatagttaaaaaaatagttagatcatcatttttatttattaattctatgataaactttcatttaaaatttttggctcTCATCTCACTCCTGATAAATCCAGACATATGGAGATGCTTCTCTGTCAGGACCGACGAATCAACTGGTCCTGCGTCCTCTAGATCTGCCATCTGCTTTAAAAGTTTTGCAATTACTATCATATTAGGTAACAAGTCCTACATCGGCGTCCTTGTTGGGCTCTCTGAATTTGGTGGACAGGTGTTTCTATAATGGTCTTGTTTACAAATGCTACATTTCTTTCGTCGTCCTGCTCTTTCATCCATTATATTACAAATACATGTAGATCGTGGGCAACCTTTCTTCCTTCTCATGAAAGGCGATACAATTAGCAGGCCCTGGGATCGTGGTTAGTGTCGCCTATCTAGAACATGATGAAAATATGGTGCATATGTCTCGCGATAGTAATCAACCCCCCCC from Ananas comosus cultivar F153 linkage group 18, ASM154086v1, whole genome shotgun sequence encodes:
- the LOC109724225 gene encoding protein MAIN-LIKE 1-like — translated: MADLEDAGPVDSSVLTEKHLHMSGFIRTLLDLLRQAGFYYISLLRHVQLDQVLLGAMIERWRRETHTFHFRHGEITITLHDIAVISGLHVDGEPVTGTTLHPWSDICQALLGAVPDDIMAGQIRLDWLYQYYYHIQLDAPPLSGVLRPCCR